A part of Paenibacillus sp. IHBB 10380 genomic DNA contains:
- a CDS encoding PTS sugar transporter subunit IIB has translation MKIMVVCGNGLGSSFIMEINVKKALTQMGKTAEVDHTDLASAKTVQADIFIGAADIVNQLDDGSRIIVTLENMMSIPEITSKLEPHLV, from the coding sequence ATGAAGATCATGGTTGTTTGTGGAAATGGATTAGGAAGCAGTTTTATTATGGAGATCAATGTGAAGAAAGCGTTAACACAAATGGGGAAGACGGCAGAGGTAGATCATACGGATTTAGCATCAGCTAAAACGGTGCAAGCAGATATTTTCATTGGAGCTGCGGATATTGTAAATCAGCTGGATGATGGAAGTCGTATTATTGTTACTTTGGAAAATATGATGAGCATCCCGGAAATTACCTCTAAATTAGAGCCACACTTAGTATAA